The genomic stretch ATTGCTGTACTCATATGCTTTCTTAGCGTCCTTGTCTGCACTTTGTTTTGCAATGTTGGCAAAGACCGTTCTGGCATATGCAAAACGTTTGTATATAGCCTCAAATTCATCTTCAAAATAAGAACGTTGGCCTAAAAAATTATCGCGAAGTTGTTGTGCAGAGGATGAGTCTGGATAGAGCTTGGTCAGGTCAGTCGTTAACTGTTCAATGGTATTGACCTGGCTCACTTTGACTGGATCTAATGTCCAACCTGACATCAAAGTATGAAGACGCTCAACCGTGACAGAGCGCAAGTCATCTTGGTAATTTTTGTTTTCGACACTGAGCGAGTTAACAATCGTCACTAATTCAGTAAGTGATGCTGACCCAATTCTTTCCTTGAGCATTGTGTATTGATGCTGTTTGTATATGAAGTGGGACGTAAAAGCTATGATCAGCAATCCGATCATTGTATAGATAATGAATCGGCTTGATTTGGCCTCTTCTTCCACTTTAGGCTGCTCTACTTTCTTTTGAACAGGTCTATTAGGCGGTGCTATTTCGACTCGGATGCCTGCTGAAGGAGGATTTGCCGCAGGTTTTGTTTGTGAGGTTTTCTCTTGTTTCGCCTTTTCTTCTTTAATCTCTTCAATCCACTGATTTAGGGGACGACGAATACGTCCAAAAGAAGGTGCCTTAATACCATAGTGAAGGCGAAGTTCCTCTTCGATACGTAGACAAAGCTGATGAGCCGCTTCAATTAGGGGGAGTTCTTCCGGCAGGACTCGGTGTTTCTTCATTCGTTTTTCAGTGTACTCAACCATCCATTCAATCGCACTAATACGGGCATTAGCTTTTGTGTACTCAGGATAGGCGGAGAACCAATAAACAACACACAAGTCGAGCACAGAAT from Vibrio parahaemolyticus encodes the following:
- a CDS encoding type VI secretion system ImpA family N-terminal domain-containing protein, translated to MFFSDFTRRPIDESNPSGTNPNGLDDFDEIKRQINGLNKVTGRVSWKTVQTLSKEILRTKGKDFRCSCYFTVAAINNDGLKGLVEGLNSVLDLCVVYWFSAYPEYTKANARISAIEWMVEYTEKRMKKHRVLPEELPLIEAAHQLCLRIEEELRLHYGIKAPSFGRIRRPLNQWIEEIKEEKAKQEKTSQTKPAANPPSAGIRVEIAPPNRPVQKKVEQPKVEEEAKSSRFIIYTMIGLLIIAFTSHFIYKQHQYTMLKERIGSASLTELVTIVNSLSVENKNYQDDLRSVTVERLHTLMSGWTLDPVKVSQVNTIEQLTTDLTKLYPDSSSAQQLRDNFLGQRSYFEDEFEAIYKRFAYARTVFANIAKQSADKDAKKAYEYSNSLFPLLGRIEYAEKNSQRKEIERSLLLLNAYLYKINQLQAAEKDNK